A stretch of the Actinotalea sp. JY-7876 genome encodes the following:
- the dusB gene encoding tRNA dihydrouridine synthase DusB, which yields MPSGSATPGPPLGAVPGVRPLRIGPITVDVPVVLAPMAGVTNRAFRRLCREHGAGLYVAEMVTSRALVERTPESLRIIRHDPDERPRSVQVYGVEPTTVGAAVRMLVEEDRADHVDLNFGCPVPKVTRRGGGAVLPWKRDLFAAIVRAAVGAAAPHGVPVTVKMRKGIDEDHLTYLEAGLTAQDAGVAAVALHARTAADYYSGTADWSAIARLKEAVTDIPVLGNGDIWSAEDALTMMRETGCDGVVVGRGCQGRPWLFADLAAAMRGSDVRVRPGLREVAGVVRRHAELMVEEFGDESKALRELRKHMAWYLKGYAVGGPLRAELALVESLTHLDELLGRLDLDQPYPGVGAEGQRGRAGSPKRPHLPEGWLDSRDLSDAFRRSLQEAELSVSGG from the coding sequence GTGCCGAGCGGATCCGCGACCCCCGGCCCGCCCCTCGGGGCCGTGCCGGGGGTCCGGCCGCTGCGCATCGGACCGATCACTGTCGACGTCCCGGTCGTCCTCGCGCCCATGGCCGGGGTGACGAACCGCGCGTTCCGGCGGCTGTGCCGTGAGCACGGCGCCGGGCTGTACGTCGCGGAGATGGTCACCTCGCGGGCCCTGGTCGAGCGCACGCCCGAGTCGCTGCGGATCATCCGCCACGACCCGGACGAGCGCCCCCGCTCGGTCCAGGTGTACGGCGTCGAGCCGACGACGGTCGGCGCGGCGGTCCGGATGCTCGTCGAGGAGGACCGCGCCGACCACGTCGACCTCAACTTCGGCTGCCCGGTCCCGAAGGTGACCCGGCGCGGCGGCGGCGCGGTGCTGCCGTGGAAGCGGGACCTGTTCGCGGCGATCGTCCGGGCCGCCGTCGGCGCCGCGGCGCCGCACGGCGTGCCCGTGACGGTCAAGATGCGCAAGGGCATCGACGAGGACCACCTGACGTACCTCGAGGCCGGCCTCACGGCCCAGGACGCCGGCGTCGCAGCCGTCGCCCTGCACGCGCGCACGGCCGCCGACTACTACTCCGGCACCGCCGACTGGTCCGCGATCGCGCGCCTCAAGGAGGCGGTCACGGACATCCCGGTGCTCGGCAACGGCGACATCTGGTCCGCTGAGGACGCGCTGACGATGATGCGCGAGACCGGGTGCGACGGCGTCGTCGTGGGGCGTGGCTGCCAGGGTCGGCCGTGGCTGTTCGCCGACCTCGCCGCCGCGATGCGCGGGTCCGACGTCCGCGTCCGGCCCGGCCTGCGGGAGGTCGCCGGCGTCGTGCGGCGGCACGCCGAGCTCATGGTCGAGGAGTTCGGTGACGAGTCCAAGGCGCTGCGCGAGCTGCGCAAGCACATGGCCTGGTACCTCAAGGGGTACGCGGTCGGCGGGCCCCTGCGCGCCGAGCTGGCCCTGGTCGAGTCCCTGACCCACCTCGACGAGCTCCTCGGGCGCCTCGACCTCGACCAGCCGTATCCCGGCGTCGGCGCGGAGGGGCAGCGCGGCCGCGCCGGCTCGCCGAAGCGTCCGCACCTGCCGGAGGGCTGGCTCGACTCCCGCGACCTCAGCGACGCGTTCCGGCGCTCGCTGCAGGAGGCCGAGCTGAGCGTCTCCGGCGGCTGA
- a CDS encoding glycine--tRNA ligase produces MAPTSRLDAVTNLAKRRGFVFPAGEIYGGTRSAWDYGPLGVELKENIKKQWWRAMVTSREDIVGLDSSVILPRQVWVASGHVGVFTDPLTECLSCHKRFREDQMLEEFEEKKGRAAENGLADIACPSCGTRGRWTEPRDFNMMLKTYLGPVEDESGLHYLRPETAQGIFVNFANVMTTSRKKPPFGIGQIGKSFRNEITPGNFIFRTREFEQMEMEFFVEPGTDAEWHQYWIDTRTDWYVGLGISRDNLRLYEHPKEKLSHYSTRTVDIEYRFGFQGSEWGELEGIANRTDFDLRTHSEHSGQDLSYFDQTKNERWVPYVIEPAAGLTRSLMAFLVEAYAEDEAPNAKGGVDKRTVLRLDPRLAPVKAAVLPLSRHEDLSPVAKALATELRAAWNVDFDDAGAIGRRYRRQDEIGTPFCITVDFDSLQDQAVTIRSRDTMAQERVSLDKVSAYLAPQLLGS; encoded by the coding sequence GTGGCACCCACGTCCCGCCTCGACGCCGTCACGAACCTCGCCAAGCGGCGCGGCTTCGTCTTCCCGGCCGGAGAGATCTACGGCGGTACGCGGTCGGCCTGGGACTACGGGCCCCTGGGCGTCGAGCTCAAGGAGAACATCAAGAAGCAGTGGTGGCGGGCCATGGTCACCAGCCGCGAGGACATCGTCGGCCTGGACTCCTCGGTGATCCTGCCGCGTCAGGTCTGGGTCGCGTCCGGCCACGTCGGCGTCTTCACGGACCCGCTCACCGAGTGCCTCTCGTGCCACAAGCGGTTCCGCGAGGACCAGATGCTCGAGGAGTTCGAGGAGAAGAAGGGCCGCGCCGCCGAGAACGGCCTGGCCGACATCGCGTGCCCGAGCTGCGGCACGCGCGGCAGGTGGACCGAGCCGCGCGACTTCAACATGATGCTCAAGACCTACCTCGGCCCCGTCGAGGACGAGTCCGGCCTGCACTACCTGCGGCCCGAGACCGCCCAGGGCATCTTCGTGAACTTCGCCAACGTCATGACGACGTCGCGCAAGAAGCCGCCGTTCGGCATCGGCCAGATCGGCAAGTCGTTCCGCAACGAGATCACGCCGGGCAACTTCATCTTCCGCACGCGCGAGTTCGAGCAGATGGAGATGGAGTTCTTCGTCGAGCCCGGCACCGACGCCGAGTGGCACCAGTACTGGATCGACACCCGGACGGACTGGTACGTCGGCCTGGGCATCTCGCGCGACAACCTGCGGCTCTACGAGCACCCGAAGGAGAAGCTCTCCCACTACTCGACCCGCACCGTGGACATCGAGTACCGGTTCGGCTTCCAGGGCAGCGAGTGGGGCGAGCTCGAGGGCATCGCGAACCGCACGGACTTCGACCTGCGAACGCACTCCGAGCACTCCGGCCAGGACCTCTCGTACTTCGACCAGACCAAGAACGAGCGCTGGGTGCCGTACGTCATCGAGCCCGCGGCCGGCCTGACGCGGTCCCTCATGGCGTTCCTCGTCGAGGCGTACGCCGAGGACGAGGCGCCCAACGCCAAGGGTGGCGTCGACAAGCGCACGGTCCTGCGCCTGGACCCGCGGCTCGCCCCGGTCAAGGCCGCGGTCCTGCCGCTCTCGCGCCACGAGGACCTCTCGCCCGTCGCGAAGGCGCTGGCGACCGAGCTGCGCGCGGCCTGGAACGTCGACTTCGACGACGCCGGGGCGATCGGCCGCCGCTACCGCCGCCAGGACGAGATCGGCACGCCGTTCTGCATCACCGTCGACTTCGACTCGCTGCAGGACCAGGCCGTGACCATCCGCTCGCGCGACACGATGGCGCAGGAGCGCGTCAGCCTCGACAAGGTCTCGGCGTACCTCGCGCCGCAGCTGCTGGGCAGCTGA
- a CDS encoding metal ABC transporter substrate-binding protein: protein MSSRRPAALAAAAALLLGGCAGPQAEDDRVLVLASIYPLQYVAERVGGDHVRVEPLTPPGAEPHDLELSPRQVRAVGEADVVVLLGGFQAAVDEAVEARDPEHVVDAADVPQIAAHAAQHDEDDHGEDHGDDGHAHDGADPHFWLDPTLLAAVAGDVAQALADADPEHAADYEDAAAALEADLLDLDAELAEGLASCERDVIVTSHAAFGYLAERYGLEQVGISGLDPEAEPSPARLREVRELAQEHDVTTVFTETLVSPDVAEALAGDLGVQTAVLDPIESQADQDTDYRGAMERNLQVLREALACA from the coding sequence ATGTCCTCTCGTCGCCCCGCCGCGCTCGCCGCGGCCGCCGCGCTCCTGCTCGGCGGGTGCGCCGGGCCGCAGGCCGAGGACGACCGCGTCCTCGTGCTCGCCTCGATCTACCCGCTCCAGTACGTCGCGGAGCGGGTCGGCGGCGACCACGTGCGCGTCGAGCCGCTGACGCCGCCCGGTGCCGAGCCCCACGACCTGGAGCTCTCACCCCGGCAGGTCCGCGCCGTCGGGGAGGCCGACGTCGTCGTCCTGCTGGGCGGCTTCCAGGCGGCCGTCGACGAGGCCGTGGAGGCACGCGACCCGGAGCACGTGGTCGACGCGGCCGACGTCCCGCAGATCGCGGCACACGCCGCGCAGCACGACGAGGACGACCACGGCGAGGACCACGGCGACGACGGTCACGCGCACGACGGCGCCGACCCGCACTTCTGGCTCGACCCCACCCTGCTCGCCGCCGTCGCGGGCGACGTCGCACAGGCCCTGGCCGACGCCGATCCCGAGCACGCCGCCGACTACGAGGACGCGGCGGCCGCGCTCGAGGCCGACCTCCTCGACCTGGACGCCGAGCTCGCCGAGGGCCTGGCGTCCTGCGAGCGCGACGTGATCGTCACCTCCCACGCCGCGTTCGGCTACCTCGCGGAGCGCTACGGCCTCGAGCAGGTCGGGATCTCCGGCCTCGACCCGGAGGCGGAGCCGTCGCCCGCGCGCCTGCGCGAGGTCCGCGAGCTCGCCCAGGAGCACGACGTCACGACCGTCTTCACCGAGACGCTCGTGAGCCCGGACGTCGCCGAGGCGCTCGCGGGCGACCTGGGCGTCCAGACCGCGGTGCTCGACCCGATCGAGAGCCAGGCCGACCAGGACACGGACTACCGTGGCGCCATGGAGCGCAACCTGCAGGTCCTGCGGGAGGCGCTCGCGTGCGCCTGA
- a CDS encoding metal ABC transporter ATP-binding protein, with protein sequence MSAAVRATGVHVTLGGAPIIHHVDLTVEDGEVVGLLGANGSGKSTLVKALVGVVPVDRGRIELLGRPLGRGVEWERIGYVPQRVSAATGVPATAAEVVTSGTLHARRLRPPRDAHRRALEALDQVGLAAVAERPVRELSGGQQQRVLIARALVRRPDLLLLDEPVAGVDLPSQRAFAAALTALAAAGTTVLVVLHELGALAPLVRRAVVLRHGSVVHDGAPPAPSAEHAGADHDHVHPHGTPEDLAVGIAPRVGWDQ encoded by the coding sequence ATGAGCGCCGCGGTCCGCGCGACGGGCGTGCACGTGACCCTCGGCGGCGCGCCGATCATCCACCACGTCGACCTCACGGTCGAGGACGGTGAGGTCGTCGGCCTGCTCGGCGCCAACGGGTCCGGCAAGTCCACGCTCGTCAAGGCGCTCGTCGGCGTGGTGCCGGTCGACCGCGGGCGCATCGAGCTCCTCGGCCGGCCCCTCGGCCGCGGCGTCGAGTGGGAGCGCATCGGGTACGTCCCGCAGCGGGTCTCGGCCGCGACCGGCGTCCCGGCCACCGCGGCGGAGGTCGTGACGTCCGGCACGCTGCACGCCCGCCGCCTGCGCCCGCCGCGGGACGCGCACCGGCGCGCGCTGGAGGCACTGGACCAGGTCGGCCTCGCCGCCGTCGCGGAGCGGCCGGTGCGCGAGCTCTCGGGCGGCCAGCAGCAGCGCGTGCTCATCGCGCGCGCCCTCGTGCGCCGCCCGGACCTGCTGCTGCTCGACGAGCCCGTCGCGGGCGTGGACCTGCCGAGCCAGCGCGCCTTCGCCGCCGCGCTCACGGCCCTCGCCGCGGCCGGCACGACCGTCCTGGTGGTGCTGCACGAGCTCGGCGCCCTCGCACCGCTCGTCCGGCGCGCCGTCGTGCTGCGGCACGGCTCCGTCGTGCACGACGGCGCACCGCCCGCCCCGTCGGCCGAGCACGCCGGCGCGGACCACGACCACGTGCACCCGCACGGGACGCCGGAGGACCTCGCCGTGGGGATCGCACCGAGGGTGGGGTGGGACCAGTGA
- a CDS encoding metal ABC transporter permease yields the protein MTAWSELVSLVTDPLMQRALLAALLVGVTAPVIGTYLVQRKLALLGDGIGHVALTGVALGWLVGSLTGLAPDSLAIPGAVVAALVGAILIELVRERGRTTGDVALALLFYGGIAGGVLLISQAGGTSANLMGYLFGSISTVSWADLGLTVVLTVLVLVIGVGLRTALFAVSHDEEFARAAGLPVRALNLAIAVIAALTVTLAMRVVGLLLVSALMIVPVAVAQLVTASFRRTMTLAMVIGAVVCVGGLAITYWNDVSPGATIVVLAIGLYAATSIARPALARLRGGDTRAAHDPHPVQDDDVQLTLGGGR from the coding sequence GTGACCGCCTGGAGCGAGCTCGTGTCCCTGGTGACCGACCCGCTGATGCAGCGCGCCCTGCTGGCCGCGCTCCTGGTCGGCGTCACGGCACCCGTCATCGGCACCTACCTCGTGCAGCGCAAGCTCGCGCTGCTCGGCGACGGCATCGGCCACGTCGCCCTCACCGGCGTCGCCCTCGGCTGGCTCGTGGGCTCGCTCACGGGCCTCGCGCCCGACTCGCTCGCGATCCCGGGCGCCGTCGTCGCCGCGCTCGTCGGCGCGATCCTCATCGAGCTGGTCCGCGAGCGTGGCCGCACGACGGGCGACGTGGCCCTCGCGCTCCTCTTCTACGGCGGCATCGCCGGCGGCGTGCTGCTCATCTCCCAGGCCGGGGGCACGAGCGCCAACCTCATGGGGTACCTGTTCGGCTCCATCTCGACGGTCTCCTGGGCCGACCTCGGCCTGACCGTCGTCCTGACCGTGCTGGTGCTGGTCATCGGCGTCGGGCTGCGGACCGCCCTGTTCGCGGTGAGCCACGACGAGGAGTTCGCGCGCGCGGCGGGCCTGCCCGTGCGGGCGCTCAACCTCGCGATCGCCGTCATCGCGGCGCTCACGGTGACGCTCGCGATGCGCGTCGTCGGGCTGCTGCTCGTCAGCGCGCTGATGATCGTCCCGGTCGCGGTCGCGCAGCTCGTCACCGCGTCCTTCCGGCGCACGATGACGCTCGCCATGGTCATCGGCGCCGTGGTCTGCGTCGGCGGCCTGGCCATCACCTACTGGAACGACGTGTCCCCCGGCGCCACGATCGTCGTCCTCGCGATCGGGCTCTACGCCGCGACGTCGATCGCGCGTCCGGCGCTCGCGCGCCTGCGCGGCGGCGACACGCGCGCCGCTCACGACCCCCACCCCGTCCAGGACGACGACGTCCAGCTCACCCTGGGAGGTGGCCGCTGA
- a CDS encoding Fur family transcriptional regulator: MQRMTRQRSAVADLLADVDEFRSAQQLHEQLRGRGEGIGLATVYRTLQNLADVGEVDVLRSADGESLYRRCARREHHHHLVCRTCRTTVEIDGPTVESWAARVGASHGFSDIEHTIELFGTCTGCARAGTSGAVVEVGAGADGA; the protein is encoded by the coding sequence ATGCAGCGGATGACCCGCCAGCGCTCCGCCGTCGCCGACCTGCTCGCCGACGTCGACGAGTTCCGCAGCGCCCAGCAGCTGCACGAGCAGCTCCGCGGGCGGGGCGAGGGCATCGGCCTCGCGACGGTCTACCGCACGCTGCAGAACCTCGCCGACGTCGGCGAGGTCGACGTGCTGCGCAGCGCCGACGGCGAGTCGCTCTACCGCCGGTGCGCCCGGCGGGAGCACCACCACCACCTCGTGTGCCGCACCTGCCGGACGACCGTCGAGATCGACGGGCCGACCGTCGAGTCCTGGGCCGCCCGGGTCGGCGCGTCGCACGGGTTCAGCGACATCGAGCACACGATCGAGCTCTTCGGAACGTGCACCGGGTGCGCCCGGGCGGGGACGAGCGGTGCGGTCGTCGAGGTGGGCGCGGGGGCCGACGGTGCCTGA
- a CDS encoding DedA family protein, translating into MPEWLEGWPFLPVYLFFVGGAAVRSQATYWVGRGITAGVLRSRWAHRLENPQIERATRLIERWGMPVVPLSFLTVGLQSAVHLSAGVLRLAWPRYTLWAFPGYLAWALVWAGGGMAAVAGAVELGTRSPWALAAVVCLLAGVVAVFIARRRRRRAAAGAETVTVVQDA; encoded by the coding sequence GTGCCTGAGTGGCTCGAGGGCTGGCCGTTCCTGCCGGTCTACCTCTTCTTCGTCGGCGGTGCGGCCGTCCGGTCCCAGGCGACCTACTGGGTGGGCCGCGGGATCACCGCCGGCGTCCTGCGCTCGCGGTGGGCGCACCGGCTGGAGAACCCGCAGATCGAGCGGGCGACCCGCCTCATCGAGCGCTGGGGCATGCCGGTCGTGCCCCTGTCCTTCCTCACGGTCGGCCTGCAGAGCGCGGTGCACCTGTCGGCGGGCGTGCTGCGGCTGGCGTGGCCGCGGTACACCCTGTGGGCGTTCCCCGGCTACCTGGCCTGGGCGCTGGTGTGGGCGGGTGGCGGGATGGCGGCGGTCGCGGGCGCGGTCGAGCTCGGCACGCGCTCGCCGTGGGCGCTCGCCGCGGTCGTGTGCCTCCTGGCGGGCGTGGTCGCCGTGTTCATCGCCCGACGGCGCCGCCGCCGCGCGGCG